The following coding sequences lie in one Crassostrea angulata isolate pt1a10 chromosome 10, ASM2561291v2, whole genome shotgun sequence genomic window:
- the LOC128165032 gene encoding protein qui-1-like isoform X3: MATTDPRACYKIAVQNILTGKLQDIPELPRQTVNIYVCSNYSEFEVERAALLKDTFPTLQYHCLKYGIDLHWVDVHHANQIDHAKNTHMFQRHMSTLEECHRKSSGPFFICLLGSKYGKCPLPNYLDEAEFTHIRNEAFEGGKDIRQLDEWYVKDEYSVPALYKLKPIQDVSKNRKLCVNQREHQQSVEEESIYSSLLDIIQYGAKIAHDEGNINQVHIQKQERFFTSAFEQEVALALKLNCRQGVFIFRNIDETKDKDDKVSLADLSQKDKEDQTNQEKLNNLKYEVDSKVPRTNVFSFTIAANNSEVSSENPEHVTYLENMTAAVAMRLRDLFDENEKTKLCFPSTKKGELCLETLVHLQHCNELLKVYNGSGLEIILSKIQMLLMNGTKAEHQLIIVKGDPGCGKSHFLSKVCFRARELFGKDTILIPRFIGITPKSKDKQKILRDICVQLNFVLQQNISLDEYDDSHLTNYFYGLANRISKGQRNLVIMLDGVENLENLVNGEHQSMIDWFSVKLPPKVHLIISYRPSGNYVFQKLEAKRNNVVDSMIIFPSWTSERIRDALLFILSKHKRVIAKNKEKLIVSHLLKASPFVLQHVLCLMKDERVDNNVINNHFPISNEEIVHKKLDQLEFKFGSEIVEAVCRYITLSNLGLSETELLDILSCNNDVALSILRSSNSEFFRFPWYIWIHLKNEIGLLLAQRYVHRKVVFCWSQGFVEDIIRRRYMANVDSICGIHSDLTELFLETWIEGKRVLLKENATLKEDVQRYVCHQPLLYSETKYNKRKINELWIQLLQLGDTRRLKEYTLCNFEYLLSMIDSSSVNTVLQNFRLAMSRLVDAEIFLIYNCLLKSCPVLMRQPTQLANELIGYLKEIKDYFPLYVEPLVTQSMQWCDTYSEPLFIPMTSWLPSPYLPLVASLDCVDGANLIAPLRNNQHILCSYGLLDIAMYHVPSKKLLKLFSGHRSSVRCIILSHNEQYCISGSEDCTIRFWKFAEGLCTRVIREHLGAVLCLTMTSDDDIIISGSDDTTIVVFSVMSGKRIDVLKGHTKAVTALKLNSNADLLASASRDTKIIVWCMQEKVQLLSVDDIHSPISCMDLTMDNTFLLAGCEDSSLNVLSFTTGSWIHQLKGHKGWVRSLALANNCNHVFAGCQDNLIYLYNFRTTELLDVFNGHTSSVTDIRISKDQSLIFTASEGKINLWSFLPKMTKHIKSDEHKCMITCVAVTSDGKIGMSGGTDGEVKLWDLETNTYSESFLGHSGAVASIEPASNGAFTVTSAEDRKIKVWSMTLAIVITNYEKHDSFVRQIKIIENDMQILSYDVMGHFHLWQAEDGATLISFDRHAFTFILSTDCQLLVTARGDNCARVWKTKSGTLVTGICHSEKITCMCCDIRDKYLVTGSEDKSCKVWDLTTGKLTQVLVEHSTCVINVTIKSDSSTVISGASDGCIMVWEKNKMITFEAEK, from the exons ATGGCAACAACGGACCCAAGAGCTTGTTACAAAATAGCCGTGCAGAACATACTAACCGGCAAACTACAGGACATCCCAGAGTTACCGAGACAGACGGTCAACATTTATGTGTGCTCCAATTATTCAG AGTTTGAAGTTGAAAGAGCGGCACTTCTGAAAGACACATTTCCTACTCTCCAGTATCATTGCCTGAAATACGGCATAGACCTGCACTGGGTAGACGTTCATCATGCAAATCAGATTGACCATGCCAAAAACACGCACATGTTTCAACGTCATATGTCCACTTTGGAAGAATGCCACAGGAAATCATCCGGACCTTTCTTTATT TGCTTACTTGGATCAAAGTATGGTAAATGTCCATTGCCAAATTACCTTGACGAAGCCGAATTTACACATATTAGGAATGAGGCATTTGAAGGTGGAAAAG ACATTAGACAACTTGATGAATGGTACGTCAAAGATGAATACTCTGTTCCTGCATTGTATAAACTGAAACCAATCCAAGATGTCTCCAAAAATAGAAAGCTGTG TGTCAATCAGAGGGAACATCAGCAGTCTGTGGAAGAAGAATCTATTTACTCAAGTTTATTGGACATCATTCAGTATGGCGCCAAAATAGCCCACGACGAAGGAAATATAAATCAAGTTCATATCCAAAAGCAAGAAAGATTTTTTACTTCAG CCTTTGAACAAGAGGTCGCTTTGGCTCTGAAACTTAACTGCAGACAAGGAGTTTTCATCTTTAGAAATATTGACG AAACCAAAGATAAAGATGACAAAGTCTCTTTGGCTGACCTTTCTCAAAAGGATAAGGAGGACCAAACCAATCAGGAAAAACTCAACAATCTGAAATATGAGGTAGACTCAAAAGTTCCCAGGAcaaatgtgttttcttttacgATTGCTGCAAATAATTCTGAGGTTTCTTCAGAAAATCCGGAACATGTAACTTATCTAGAAAACATGACAGCTGCAGTAGCCATGCGACTGAGAGATTTATTTGATGAAAACGAAAAGACCAAGCTTTGTTTTCCATCGACGAAGAAAGGAGAACTCTGCTTAGAAACGTTAGTACATTTACAACATTGCAATGAATTACTAAAAGTATATAACGGAAGTGGGTTGGAGATTATCCTATCTAAGATACAAATGCTACTCATGAATGGAACTAAGGCTGAACATCAACTTATCATTGTAAAAGGAGATCCTGGTTGTGGAAAGTCACATTTTCTGTCGAAAGTTTGTTTTCGTGCAAGAGAACTTTTTGGCAAAGACACAATACTTATACCAAGATTCATCGGAATTACTCCTAAATCAAAAGATAAACAGAAGATTTTGAGGGATATTTGTGTTCAActcaattttgttttacaacAGAACATTTCTCTTGATGAATATGATGACTCCCACCTCACAAATTACTTTTATGGTCTTGCAAACCGCATTTCCAAAGGCCAGCGCAATCTGGTGATAATGTTGGATGGCGTTGAAAATTTAGAGAACCTAGTAAATGGTGAACACCAGTCAATGATTGACTGGTTTTCGGTCAAACTACCCCCAAAAGTTCATCTCATCATTTCTTACAGACCGAGCGGAAATTACGTTTTCCAAAAACTTGAAGCCAAAAGAAACAATGTAGTAGATAGCATGATAATTTTTCCGAGTTGGACAAGCGAGCGAATCCGAGATGCTTTATTGTTTATACTTTCAAAACACAAGAGAGTGATtgccaaaaataaagaaaagttgATAGTAAGTCATCTTCTTAAAGCGTCTCCATTTGTACTCCAACATGTGCTTTGTCTCATGAAAGACGAGCGCGTGGACAACAATGTTATTAACAATCATTTTCCTATTTCGAATGAAGAAATAGTGCACAAAAAATTGGACCAGCTGGAGTTTAAATTTGGTAGTGAGATCGTGGAAGCGGTGTGTCGATATATCACTCTATCAAACCTTGGATTAAGTGAAACTGAACTCTTAGACATATTGTCCTGTAACAATGATGTTGCATTGTCAATTTTAAGGTCAAGTAATTCCGAGTTCTTTCGGTTCCCTTGGTACATATGGATACACCTTAAAAACGAGATAG GTTTGTTACTAGCGCAACGTTATGTGCACAgaaaagttgtattttgttggTCGCAAGGATTTGTGGAAGATATCATTCGAAGAAGGTACATGGCAAATGTAGACAGCATTTGTGGTATACACTCGGATCTAACCGAACTGTTTTTGGAGACGTGGATAGAAGGAAAACGAGTTCTTCTTAAGGAGAATGCAACATTGAAAGAGGATGTGCAAAGATACGTTTGTCATCAACCCTTATTGTACAGCGAgacaaaatataacaaaagaaaaattaacgAACTTTGGATACAACTTCTACAATTAG GTGATACTAGACGTCTTAAGGAATACACCTTGTGTAACTTTGAGTATTTGCTGTCAATGATCGATTCTTCGTCAGTAAACACGGTTCTTCAGAATTTCCGACTAGCCATGTCCAGACTCGTTGATGCTGAAATCTTCCTGATTTATAACTGCTTGTTAAAATCATGCCCCGTGCTGATGCGACAACCTACACAATTAGCCAACGAGCTAATTGGTTACTTGAAAGAAATCAAAG acTATTTTCCATTATATGTTGAACCTCTTGTGACCCAAAGTATGCAGTGGTGTGATACATATAGCGAGCCATTATTCATTCCTATGACGTCATGGTTACCCAGTCCGTACCTGCCTCTTGTTGCTTCATTGGATTGTGTAGATGGCGCCAACCTTATCGCACCACTGCGCAATAATCAACATATCCTCTGTTCATATGGTCTCCTTGATATTGCGATGTACCATGTACCATCCAAAAAGTTGCTCAAGTTGTTTTCTG GCCACAGAAGCAGTGTAAGATGCATTATTCTGTCACACAATGAGCAATATTGTATCAGTGGTTCAGAAGATTGCACCATCAGGTTCTGGAAATTTGCTGAAGGATTGTGCACTAGAGTCATAAG aGAACATCTTGGGGCTGTTCTTTGTCTGACGATGACCTCGGATGATGACATCATAATAAGTGGGTCTGATGATACAACGATTGTCGTGTTCTCAGTCATGAGTGGAAAACGAATCGATGTTCTGAAAGGACACACGAAAGCTGTGACGGCATTGAAGCTGAATAGCAATGCTGACCTTCTAGCATCAG CATCTCGTGACACTAAGATAATTGTTTGGTGCATGCAAGAAAAGGTCCAACTGCTGTCGGTGGATGATATTCATTCACCAATTTCTTGCATGGATTTGACAATGGATAATACATTTTTGCTTGCAG GCTGCGAGGACAGCAGTCTAAATGTACTGTCATTCACCACGGGGTCTTGGATTCATCAACTTAAAGGCCACAAAGGATGG GTAAGGTCTTTAGCTCTGGCTAATAACTGTAACCACGTGTTTGCTGGCTGCCAGGACAACCTGATTTACCTGTACAATTTTCGGACCACTGAACTGTTAGATGTCTTCAACGGTCACACTTCCTCGGTGACGGATATCAGAATTTCCAAGGATCAGTCGCTCATCTTCACAGCATCCGAG GGAAAGATAAATTTATGGAGTTTTTTGCCCAAAATGACAAAGCACATCAAAAGTGACGAACATAAATGCATGATAACATGTGTGGCAGTTACGAGTGATGGAAAAATCGGAATGTCAG GGGGTACTGATGGCGAAGTAAAGCTATGGGATCTGGAGACAAATACTTATTCAGAAAGCTTTCTTGGTCACAGCGGAGCTGTTGCTAGCATAGAGCCTGCTTCTAATGGTGCGTTTACAGTCACATCAGCGGAAGACAGGAAAATCAAAGTCTGGAGTATGACTCTGGCTATCGTCATTACAAACTATGAG AAACATGACAGTTTTGTTCGACAAATTAAGATAATAGAAaatgatatgcaaattttatcCTACGATGTTATGGGGCATTTCCACTTGTGGCAAGCTGAGGATGGAGCGACTCTTATATCGTTTGACAGACATGcatttacattcattttatcTACAGACTGTCAACTTCTTGTTAC